Within Micromonospora parathelypteridis, the genomic segment CGGCACCGTCGTGGGCACCGCCGGATCGGCGTACGCGGGGGTGGACAGCACTGCGGCGGCGATCGCGCCGAGCAGGGCGGCCCAGAGCTTCGGGCGCAGCACCGGCGAGATCACCGGGCTCCGTCGTCGCTGCCGTCGCCCGCGCTCGCTGTCGACCATGCCGCTCCCCGTCTCGCCGCTCGTCGCCGCGCTCGGTGGGCGCGGCCGTCGGGACGGTACCAGTGTGTGTGTTCCGCCCCACCTTGTTACTACCGCACCTCGCCACCCTTGTCGATGCGTGGTCGGGTTACGGGAGGCTGAGAGTTCGGTGAAGTAGGTCGCTGTCGCCGACCGTGCCGCCGGGGCCGTCGGCCCCTCGACGTAGGCTCGATCGATACCGCAGGTGGAAGGGACGTGCCATGGACGCCGGACTCAAGCGTGAGCTCGAAGCGAAGGTGTACGCGGGTGAGCGGCTGACCCGGGAGGACGGGGTCGCCCTCTACGACAGCGACGACCTGACCTGGTTGGGGCGGCTCGCCCACCACAAGCGCACCGAGCTCAACGGCGAACGGGTGATGTTCAACGTCAACCGGCACCTCAACCTGACCAACGTCTGCTCGGCGTCCTGTGCCTACTGCTCGTTCCAGCGCAAGCCGGGCGAGAAGGACGCGTACACGATGCGCATCGACGAGGCGGTCCGCAAGGCCAAGGAGATGGAGGATGAGCAGCTCACCGAGTTGCACATCGTCAACGGCCTGCACCCCACGCTGCCCTGGCGTTACTACCCGAAGGTGCTGCGCGAGCTGAAGGCGGCGCTGCCGAACGTCAAGCTCAAGTGCTTCACGGCGACCGAGGTGCAGTGGTTTGAGAAGATCAGCGGTCTGAGTGCCGACGAGATCCTCGACGAGCTGATGGACGCCGGCCTGGAGTCGCTGACCGGCGGTGGCGCGGAGATCTTCGACTGGGAGGTCCGCCAGCACATCGTCGATCACGCCTGCCACTGGGAGGACTGGTCCCGCATCCATGCCCTCGCGCACAGCAAGGGCATGAAGACCCCGGCGACCATGCTGTACGGCCACATCGAGGAGCCCCGGCACCGGGTCGACCACGTGCTCCGGCTGCGGGAGCTGCAGGACGAGACCGGTGGTTTCGCGGTCTTCATCCCGCTGCGCTACCAGCACGACTTCGTGGACTCGGCGGACGGCAAGATCCGTAACCGGATCCAGGCGCGTACCACGATGGCGTCGCCGGCCGAGTCGCTGAAGACGTTCGCCGTCTCCCGGCTGCTCTTCGACAACGTGCCGCACGTGAAGAACTTCTGGGTGATGCACGGGCTGTCGGTGGCCCAGCTCTCGCTCAACTTCGGTGTGGACGACCTGGACGGGTCGGTCGTCGAATACAAGATCACGCACGACGCCGACTCGTACGGCACCCCGAACACCATGCACCGCGAGGACCTGCTGCACCTGATCTGGGACGCCGGTTTCCAGCCGGTCGAACGGGACACCCGCTAC encodes:
- the mqnE gene encoding aminofutalosine synthase MqnE, translated to MDAGLKRELEAKVYAGERLTREDGVALYDSDDLTWLGRLAHHKRTELNGERVMFNVNRHLNLTNVCSASCAYCSFQRKPGEKDAYTMRIDEAVRKAKEMEDEQLTELHIVNGLHPTLPWRYYPKVLRELKAALPNVKLKCFTATEVQWFEKISGLSADEILDELMDAGLESLTGGGAEIFDWEVRQHIVDHACHWEDWSRIHALAHSKGMKTPATMLYGHIEEPRHRVDHVLRLRELQDETGGFAVFIPLRYQHDFVDSADGKIRNRIQARTTMASPAESLKTFAVSRLLFDNVPHVKNFWVMHGLSVAQLSLNFGVDDLDGSVVEYKITHDADSYGTPNTMHREDLLHLIWDAGFQPVERDTRYNVVREYDKAPSLAERRAEPQQVWA